Proteins from a single region of Hordeum vulgare subsp. vulgare chromosome 6H, MorexV3_pseudomolecules_assembly, whole genome shotgun sequence:
- the LOC123403791 gene encoding probable transcription factor KAN2 isoform X1, with the protein MELFPSHPDLQLQLQISPPPATKPMDLGFWKRALDTTAAATTAASAAATFAPPSIARTYPSLPAAAGGGFHAGHYGAADGHLGGVQFLQHTQPILHEVQDLAAMKPIRGIPVYNTSHQSLPFLQSQLHHHNHHHQHCYDAIGGAAGGPRSPGKVGALRLAAPPAKRNSRAPRIRWTTSLHARFVHAVELLGGHERATPKSVLELMDVKDLTLAHVKSHLQMYRTIKTADHKSAAASYGQAKTIIDIPDDSSFEIANTTSGSESSVQQSNLDGNEHGSNMCTLWSNNSSSRGAWSFHGKSRSDANPGDIKSFEDVQSQCPNDAADLMSSPFRLSELVVGAKKPNLDFTLGRM; encoded by the exons ATGGAGCTGTTCCCGTCACACCCGGACCTGCAGCTCCAGCTCCAAATCAGTCCGCCCCCTGCCACCAAGCCAATGGACTTAGGGTTTTGGAAGAGGGCTCTcgacaccaccgccgccgcgaccACGGCAGCATCGGCGGCGGCAACCTTCGCGCCTCCGTCCATCGCCAGGACATACCCCTCGCTGCCAGCAGCTGCCGGCGGCGGCTTCCATGCAGGGCACTACGGCGCAGCCGATGGCCACCTGGGCGGGGTGCAGTTCTTGCAGCACACCCAGCCCATCCTCCACGAGGTGCAGGACCTGGCGGCGATGAAGCCCATCCGGGGCATCCCCGTGTACAACACCTCGCATCAGTCTCTCCCTTTCCTCCAGAGCCAgctccaccaccacaaccaccaccaccagcattgCTACGACGCGATCGGCGGCGCGGCAGGCGGGCCGAGGTCGCCCGGCAAGGTCGGCGCGCTGCGGCTGGCGGCGCCGCCGGCCAAGAGGAACTCCCGCGCGCCCAGGATCCGGTGGACCACGTCGCTGCACGCGCGGTTCGTCCACGCCGTCGAACTGCTCGGAGGCCACGAGA GAGCAACGCCCAAGTCAGTCCTTGAGCTAATGGACGTGAAGGATCTCACCTTGGCCCATGTCAAGTCTCACTTGCAG ATGTACCGGACCATCAAGACCGCTGACCACAAATCGGCTGCTGCTTCCTACG GACAAGCAAAGACAATCATCGACATCCCTGACGACAGCTCCTTCGAAATCGCCAACACTACCAGTGGGTCTGAGTCTTCAGTCCAGCAATCAAATCTTGACGGGAACGAGCATGGATCCAACATGTGCACTCTCTGGAGCAACAACTCTTCCAG CAGAGGGGCCTGGTCGTTCCACGGGAAATCAAGATCAGATGCCAACCCAggcgacatcaaatcctttgag GACGTGCAATCGCAGTGCCCCAACGACGCAGCAGACCTGATGTCGTCGCCGTTCCGATTGTCGGAGCTGGTCGTCGGCGCTAAGAAACCGAACCTGGACTTCACCCTAGGAAGAATGTaa
- the LOC123403791 gene encoding probable transcription factor KAN2 isoform X2 → MELFPSHPDLQLQLQISPPPATKPMDLGFWKRALDTTAAATTAASAAATFAPPSIARTYPSLPAAAGGGFHAGHYGAADGHLGGVQFLQHTQPILHEVQDLAAMKPIRGIPVYNTSHQSLPFLQSQLHHHNHHHQHCYDAIGGAAGGPRSPGKVGALRLAAPPAKRNSRAPRIRWTTSLHARFVHAVELLGGHERATPKSVLELMDVKDLTLAHVKSHLQMYRTIKTADHKSAAASYGQAKTIIDIPDDSSFEIANTTSGSESSVQQSNLDGNEHGSNMCTLWSNNSSRGAWSFHGKSRSDANPGDIKSFEDVQSQCPNDAADLMSSPFRLSELVVGAKKPNLDFTLGRM, encoded by the exons ATGGAGCTGTTCCCGTCACACCCGGACCTGCAGCTCCAGCTCCAAATCAGTCCGCCCCCTGCCACCAAGCCAATGGACTTAGGGTTTTGGAAGAGGGCTCTcgacaccaccgccgccgcgaccACGGCAGCATCGGCGGCGGCAACCTTCGCGCCTCCGTCCATCGCCAGGACATACCCCTCGCTGCCAGCAGCTGCCGGCGGCGGCTTCCATGCAGGGCACTACGGCGCAGCCGATGGCCACCTGGGCGGGGTGCAGTTCTTGCAGCACACCCAGCCCATCCTCCACGAGGTGCAGGACCTGGCGGCGATGAAGCCCATCCGGGGCATCCCCGTGTACAACACCTCGCATCAGTCTCTCCCTTTCCTCCAGAGCCAgctccaccaccacaaccaccaccaccagcattgCTACGACGCGATCGGCGGCGCGGCAGGCGGGCCGAGGTCGCCCGGCAAGGTCGGCGCGCTGCGGCTGGCGGCGCCGCCGGCCAAGAGGAACTCCCGCGCGCCCAGGATCCGGTGGACCACGTCGCTGCACGCGCGGTTCGTCCACGCCGTCGAACTGCTCGGAGGCCACGAGA GAGCAACGCCCAAGTCAGTCCTTGAGCTAATGGACGTGAAGGATCTCACCTTGGCCCATGTCAAGTCTCACTTGCAG ATGTACCGGACCATCAAGACCGCTGACCACAAATCGGCTGCTGCTTCCTACG GACAAGCAAAGACAATCATCGACATCCCTGACGACAGCTCCTTCGAAATCGCCAACACTACCAGTGGGTCTGAGTCTTCAGTCCAGCAATCAAATCTTGACGGGAACGAGCATGGATCCAACATGTGCACTCTCTGGAGCAACAACTCTTCCAG AGGGGCCTGGTCGTTCCACGGGAAATCAAGATCAGATGCCAACCCAggcgacatcaaatcctttgag GACGTGCAATCGCAGTGCCCCAACGACGCAGCAGACCTGATGTCGTCGCCGTTCCGATTGTCGGAGCTGGTCGTCGGCGCTAAGAAACCGAACCTGGACTTCACCCTAGGAAGAATGTaa